Proteins encoded by one window of Acidobacteriota bacterium:
- a CDS encoding AAA family ATPase, producing MNDAMPEWADRMGHLYRSGSASQFLLYGNVHDLVPTPPAGTGGRFVSLRRFLTEVMFEPFDVVIHYDRGRGIRVRKGGDHFHQFLKMYDSFRGTSWAALPDTGEGKVETLDLANQLPRDARQALEVLDRFLRGSQRLTEIDEEGRRVPAPLRVAVVIDYAHFVAPQGDPLHLSGERSQILIRLLDWASDPALTEGLVATVLITENLAQIHRSLAENPYAAKLSIELPTADEIRTFVLTETDGVDFDQASDVSREALAGRLVGLSRVNVRALLRRALASGNGAESDRITQEYLTDVKKELIEKEAFGRITFLESDRTLDDVAGHEEAKAWLRQDAELLKRGRLRAIPMGYLLCGRIGTGKTFLVHCWAGEVGVPVVEIKNFREKWVGATEANLERVFGILRALGQVIVFVDEADQATGKRGGGDGDSGLSGRVYGMLAREMSKTENRGKIIWVFATSRPDLVEVDLKRQGRLDVHIPLFPPGTPESRRDLFRAMARKVGLGIDPDDLPDPPDNEQIGGNEMEGILVRALRLYETQPEDEDRKALPEVIREVLKDVRPSAHVERLQLMDLLAVKECTDTRFLPPRFAKLSLGEVNRRIDDLRMQVRE from the coding sequence GTGAACGACGCCATGCCCGAATGGGCCGATCGTATGGGGCACCTGTACCGCTCCGGCTCGGCCAGCCAGTTCTTGCTCTACGGCAACGTCCACGACCTGGTACCGACGCCGCCGGCAGGCACCGGCGGACGCTTCGTCTCGCTGCGTCGCTTTTTGACCGAGGTGATGTTCGAGCCCTTCGATGTGGTGATCCACTACGACCGCGGCCGCGGTATCCGAGTGCGCAAGGGCGGCGACCACTTCCATCAGTTCTTGAAGATGTACGACTCCTTCCGGGGCACCTCCTGGGCGGCCCTGCCGGACACCGGCGAAGGCAAAGTCGAAACCCTCGACCTCGCCAATCAGCTCCCGCGGGACGCGCGCCAGGCGCTGGAGGTTCTCGACCGTTTCCTGCGCGGCAGCCAACGGCTGACGGAGATCGACGAGGAGGGTCGGCGGGTTCCGGCGCCGCTGCGGGTGGCGGTGGTGATCGACTACGCCCACTTCGTGGCGCCTCAGGGTGATCCGCTGCACCTCTCCGGGGAGCGCAGCCAGATCCTCATCCGGCTCCTCGATTGGGCCAGCGACCCGGCCCTGACGGAGGGCCTAGTCGCCACCGTCCTGATCACCGAGAACCTCGCCCAGATCCACCGCAGCTTGGCCGAGAACCCCTACGCCGCCAAGCTCTCTATCGAGCTGCCGACGGCGGACGAGATCCGCACCTTCGTCCTCACCGAGACCGACGGCGTGGACTTCGACCAGGCCAGCGACGTCAGCCGCGAGGCGCTGGCCGGCCGCCTGGTCGGCCTGTCGCGGGTGAATGTGCGGGCTCTGCTGCGCCGCGCCCTGGCGAGCGGGAACGGCGCCGAATCCGACCGCATCACCCAGGAATACTTGACGGACGTCAAGAAAGAACTGATCGAGAAGGAAGCCTTTGGCCGCATCACCTTCCTCGAATCGGACCGCACCCTCGATGACGTGGCGGGTCACGAGGAGGCCAAGGCCTGGCTGCGACAGGACGCCGAGCTCCTGAAGCGCGGCCGCCTACGGGCCATTCCCATGGGCTACCTGCTGTGCGGACGGATCGGCACCGGCAAGACCTTTCTGGTCCACTGTTGGGCCGGCGAGGTGGGCGTGCCGGTGGTCGAGATCAAGAACTTTCGGGAGAAGTGGGTCGGCGCGACGGAAGCCAACCTGGAGCGGGTGTTCGGCATCCTGCGCGCCCTCGGCCAGGTGATCGTATTCGTCGACGAGGCGGACCAGGCCACCGGCAAACGGGGCGGCGGCGATGGCGATTCCGGCCTCTCCGGCCGGGTTTACGGCATGCTCGCCCGGGAGATGTCGAAGACCGAGAACCGCGGCAAGATCATCTGGGTGTTCGCCACCAGCCGGCCGGATCTGGTGGAGGTCGATTTGAAGCGCCAGGGACGGTTGGATGTCCACATCCCGCTGTTCCCGCCGGGCACTCCCGAAAGTCGCCGCGACCTGTTCCGCGCCATGGCCCGCAAGGTCGGCCTGGGCATCGACCCGGACGACTTGCCGGACCCGCCGGACAATGAACAGATCGGCGGCAACGAGATGGAGGGCATTCTGGTGCGGGCGCTTCGCCTCTACGAGACCCAACCGGAGGACGAAGACCGCAAAGCCCTGCCGGAAGTGATCCGCGAGGTGCTGAAAGACGTGCGCCCTTCCGCCCACGTCGAGCGCCTCCAGTTGATGGACCTGCTGGCGGTCAAGGAATGCACCGACACCCGGTTCCTTCCGCCGCGTTTTGCAAAGCTGTCCCTGGGCGAAGTCAACCGGCGGATCGATGATCTTCGGATGCAGGTGAGGGAGTGA
- a CDS encoding ABC transporter ATP-binding protein → MSWWRQMALWRRGEAAEPTPTGEATVPTEQPTASSPVDVPPAGPPPIVEFSGVEKTFAAGTPKAYTAIKDVTFRVEDTPGKGEFISLIGPSGSGKSTVLNLIQGFPDVYPPTRGEVRVRGRRVTGPGRDRGMIFQKYSSFPHRTVLRNVTFGLEVNREELSSSRSEMDDRAMDLISRVGLAGHEHKYPHQLSGGQQQRVAIARSLVLQPRILLMDEPFSALDEPTRHEMQRLITELWHDVEATVFLVTHSISEAVYLGDRLWILTRAPGTIGAAFEEILPPRRDADPLTEQETPVFQNAVRQVAAAFSQLEAGARRVRGSDF, encoded by the coding sequence ATGAGCTGGTGGCGCCAGATGGCCCTTTGGAGGCGTGGTGAAGCCGCCGAACCGACGCCGACGGGCGAAGCCACCGTTCCTACGGAGCAGCCGACGGCCTCATCGCCGGTGGACGTACCGCCGGCCGGGCCGCCGCCGATCGTCGAGTTCAGCGGCGTCGAGAAGACCTTCGCCGCCGGCACCCCCAAGGCCTACACGGCGATCAAGGATGTGACTTTCCGGGTCGAGGACACCCCCGGCAAGGGCGAGTTCATCTCGCTGATCGGCCCGTCCGGCTCCGGCAAGTCGACGGTGCTCAATCTGATCCAGGGCTTTCCGGATGTCTATCCGCCAACCCGAGGCGAGGTGCGGGTGCGCGGTCGCCGGGTCACCGGGCCGGGGCGCGACCGCGGCATGATCTTCCAGAAGTACAGCTCCTTTCCCCACCGCACGGTTTTGAGGAACGTCACCTTCGGGCTGGAGGTCAACCGCGAGGAGTTGTCCTCGAGCCGCTCGGAAATGGACGACCGAGCGATGGACCTGATCTCGCGAGTCGGCCTGGCCGGCCACGAGCACAAGTACCCGCACCAGCTTTCCGGAGGTCAGCAACAGAGGGTTGCCATCGCCCGCTCGCTGGTGCTCCAGCCGCGCATTCTGCTGATGGATGAGCCCTTCTCTGCACTCGACGAGCCCACCCGCCACGAGATGCAGCGTCTGATCACCGAGCTGTGGCACGACGTGGAAGCCACCGTCTTCCTGGTCACCCATTCGATCTCCGAAGCGGTGTACTTGGGGGATCGCCTGTGGATTCTCACCCGGGCGCCGGGCACCATCGGCGCGGCCTTCGAGGAGATCCTGCCGCCGCGACGCGACGCCGACCCCCTCACGGAGCAGGAGACTCCTGTGTTCCAGAACGCCGTCCGGCAGGTGGCGGCGGCCTTCAGCCAGTTGGAGGCCGGCGCCCGCAGAGTGCGCGGGAGCGATTTCTGA